A single window of Watersipora subatra chromosome 9, tzWatSuba1.1, whole genome shotgun sequence DNA harbors:
- the LOC137404393 gene encoding uncharacterized protein, with protein MLKYCLSIFYVYLLFLEQHIDMEALRLVLAEDLEMLLKDLPFGYRIKLKAGVAKLQKNTPGVEKDMAEKTDCGYDVEVKQQKEKMSIAEIKRRLLEIRSKRNQQVQAKKKDAKKKKVSKKSYKITSGVKRCTKSGWTRDSNYQVQDYVVCESVTYKELVTLLKEKFKINTKECCLIYRDEQIAAQGFSLPLLIKGGYMGKNRISLGLMTPSTDVRATYSLDDVKAHLRKLKGEQSHPSEGQEICDGTKFIPYSDCASIRLFQAKYNAKLKTNETPYGTFVLVPKSIKDEMDNYLKNEGSKHEDHYVLDPPLRYYLQVTPQAHTMATYMERDVVKLQGCHSKAYQDMVQTINDEIE; from the exons ATGCTTAAATATTGTTTATCAATATTCTATGTAtatcttttatttttagaacAACATATTGATATGGAAGCGTTAAGGCTTGTTTTAGCAGAAGACCTAGAAATGCTATTAAAGGATTTGCCGTTTGGGTACAGGATTAAGCTAAAGGCTGGAGTGGCTAAGCTTCAG AAAAATACTCCAGGTGTAGAAAAAGATATGGCTGAGAAAACTGATTGCGGATATGACGTAGAAGTGAAACAGCAAAAAG AAAAAATGAGCATTGCAGAAATTAAAAGAAGGCTTTTAGAGATAAGGAGTAAGAGAAACCAACAGGTTCAAGCTAAAAAAAAAGACGCCAAGAAGAAAAAAGTATCAAAAAAG AGCTACAAAATCACAAGTGGTGTAAAGCGTTGTACCAAAAGCGGATGGACCCGAGACAGCAATTACCAAGTCCAGGATTATGTTGTCTGTGAGTCGGTTACTTACAAAGAGCTGGTGACTCTACTAAAGGAGAAGTTCAAAATTAACACCAAGGAATGCTGTCTTATCTATAGAGATGAACAGATTGCTGCACAAGGCTTTTCCCTGCCTCTTCTTATTAAGGGTGGATACATGGGAAAAAACCGCATATCCCTGGGATTGATGACGCCATCAACTGATGTGAGGGCCACATATTCTCTTGATGACGTAAAAGCACACCTAAGAAAACTCAAAGGTGAGCAATCACACCCATCTGAAGGACAAGAAATCTGTGATGGTACAAAATTCATACCATACAGCGACTGTGCCTCTATTCGGCTTTTTCAAGCTAAATACAATGCCAAACTGAAAACCAATGAAACCCCTTATGGTACATTTGTCCTTGTACCTAAATCAATAAAGGATGAAATGGACAATTACCTAAAAAACGAAGGCTCCAAACATGAGGACCATTATGTATTAGATCCCCCATTACGATATTATCTCCAGGTCACACCTCAAGCCCACACCATGGCCACCTATATGGAAAGGGATGTGGTAAAACTTCAAGGTTGCCATAGCAAAGCTTACCAAGATATGGTACAAACAATTAATGATGAAATAGAGTGA